A portion of the Bdellovibrio bacteriovorus genome contains these proteins:
- a CDS encoding beta strand repeat-containing protein produces MMKTFAAMSILLFSSLLFASEPPASFTYQGKIYKANGLDPVEASSVTFKLQIRSPDGLCLLFEETHHRDMTGSAGNFVLNVGEGSNTNASSLTLNEVFNNLGTKTGAAGCTYSPVSGDMRRLRFSYDDGTEVVSLPTDQTVRSVPYAFNTRTLEGLGKDKFIQVNVHTTQARVDAISHIATDLVAIANGSSNLYAKSSDLPMSGGVLNLTSGGVKVPDSPMSNDAAVNKNYADSVVGGKVLDLAGLSNGQSLVWNSAQNKWAVTTPTNGTLTSITAGTGLTGGTITASGTIALAPVGTAGSYTKVTTDAYGRVTAGSNLTDADMPVITSPGRVSGSAITSGTISGTTALSVSGNISTSGNMSASQMNATTTGTQGLRLFTNTNANKVTVSVPNSMSSDYALTLPQTAGSSGQILTTDGHGVLSWSTPSSLAVTSISGTAPITIAGTTLAPIVTVAAATTGTTGVVQLATDGGTSVGTVVQATDARLNNSRAPSGNAGGDLSGTFPNPTVSKVQGLSFSTLTPLVGQIHRYSGSTLVPAFLNVTDLKTSGGLTQLPTNCSAGQTMVYSSGTDTFACANISVSLSNLPGLGSGAEKNIAASGDAASTELVMGNDSRLTNSRAPNGAAGGDLTGTYPNPTLTTTGVSAGTYTKLGVDTKGRVTSGGVLTVGDVPALPWSKITSGIPSTVGGYGITDAVVNDGDTPSFKSGLDTAKPAAGTTGRIYFATDTNKIYRDNGSSWALLASAEGSGGTVKSVTAGTGLVNGTITSTGTVNVDVGTTANKIVQLDSSGKLPAVDGSQLTNVAPMANMVVFDATANWTPPAGVTRVHVQIWGAGGGGAGGTSGLLVIGGAGGAGGGAGGYASGIYTLANSSAVTVTVGTGGAKGNAGTSGSNGTDSRFGTYASATGGAGGSPGASSISITAGGSATATLTIPGGLGLPSNGYYGGNGGSSYGGSATPGSYQYNVNGSNATMPGCGGGGGFGNGSSATAGGNGANGRVVVWY; encoded by the coding sequence ATGATGAAAACATTCGCCGCGATGTCGATTTTATTATTCAGCTCGTTACTTTTTGCCAGTGAACCACCGGCAAGTTTCACATATCAAGGAAAGATCTATAAGGCCAATGGTCTTGATCCGGTTGAAGCTTCCTCGGTCACTTTCAAATTGCAAATTCGCTCTCCAGATGGGCTTTGCCTTTTATTCGAAGAAACTCATCACCGCGACATGACGGGCTCTGCCGGAAATTTCGTTTTAAATGTGGGGGAAGGTTCTAATACGAACGCATCCTCTTTAACCCTCAATGAGGTCTTTAACAACTTAGGCACCAAAACCGGAGCTGCGGGTTGTACTTATTCGCCTGTCTCAGGCGACATGCGTCGTTTGCGTTTTTCTTATGATGATGGAACTGAAGTCGTTTCTTTACCGACAGATCAAACAGTGCGCAGCGTGCCTTATGCATTCAATACACGCACTCTTGAGGGTTTAGGCAAAGACAAATTCATCCAAGTGAATGTTCATACCACGCAAGCTCGCGTGGATGCGATTTCTCATATTGCCACAGACCTTGTGGCCATCGCCAATGGGTCCTCAAATCTTTATGCTAAATCTTCGGATTTACCAATGTCAGGCGGCGTATTAAATCTCACTTCGGGTGGTGTGAAAGTCCCGGATTCCCCAATGTCTAATGATGCCGCCGTTAACAAAAACTATGCAGACTCTGTCGTGGGGGGCAAAGTCTTAGACCTCGCAGGATTAAGTAACGGTCAAAGCCTGGTATGGAATTCGGCGCAAAATAAATGGGCGGTCACAACTCCGACGAACGGAACTTTGACTTCTATCACAGCCGGCACAGGCCTTACTGGCGGGACAATCACCGCTTCAGGAACGATTGCCTTAGCTCCAGTGGGTACGGCAGGTTCTTACACGAAAGTGACCACCGACGCCTATGGCCGAGTGACTGCGGGTTCAAACCTGACTGATGCGGATATGCCGGTGATCACAAGTCCAGGACGAGTTTCGGGTTCAGCAATCACCTCTGGAACTATTTCTGGAACAACGGCTCTTTCCGTCAGTGGAAATATTTCGACTTCAGGAAATATGTCAGCATCTCAAATGAATGCGACAACAACTGGAACTCAAGGCTTAAGACTTTTTACCAATACAAATGCCAATAAAGTAACCGTGAGTGTTCCAAACAGCATGTCATCGGATTACGCATTAACTTTACCGCAAACAGCGGGTTCTTCGGGTCAAATTTTAACGACCGACGGACATGGGGTCCTTTCTTGGAGCACGCCTTCAAGCCTAGCGGTCACTTCGATTTCCGGAACTGCTCCTATTACAATTGCTGGAACCACACTAGCCCCGATTGTTACGGTGGCCGCAGCCACGACTGGCACCACGGGTGTCGTGCAATTAGCCACGGACGGCGGCACCAGCGTTGGAACTGTTGTTCAAGCCACGGATGCGCGCTTAAATAACTCTCGGGCGCCGTCAGGAAATGCGGGAGGGGATCTTTCAGGCACATTCCCCAACCCCACCGTTAGCAAAGTTCAGGGTTTAAGTTTTTCAACCCTTACCCCCCTTGTTGGTCAAATTCATCGTTACAGCGGAAGCACTCTCGTTCCGGCATTTCTGAATGTCACGGATTTAAAAACTTCGGGTGGACTGACGCAATTACCAACGAATTGTTCGGCGGGACAAACGATGGTGTATAGCTCGGGCACCGATACTTTTGCGTGCGCTAATATTTCCGTAAGTCTTTCAAACCTTCCGGGCCTGGGTTCGGGTGCTGAAAAAAATATCGCCGCCAGCGGGGATGCGGCTAGCACTGAACTGGTTATGGGTAATGATTCACGCCTTACAAATTCGCGGGCACCTAATGGGGCTGCTGGTGGTGACTTAACGGGAACTTACCCAAACCCGACGCTGACAACCACGGGGGTTTCAGCAGGCACATACACAAAATTAGGTGTTGATACCAAAGGTCGCGTGACCAGTGGTGGCGTCTTAACGGTAGGTGATGTTCCGGCATTGCCATGGTCAAAAATAACAAGCGGTATTCCTTCAACCGTCGGTGGTTATGGAATTACGGATGCTGTCGTCAATGATGGCGATACACCCAGTTTTAAATCAGGTCTAGATACCGCAAAACCCGCGGCCGGAACAACGGGCCGAATTTATTTTGCCACCGATACAAATAAAATTTATCGCGACAATGGTTCTTCATGGGCACTATTAGCAAGTGCTGAAGGCAGTGGCGGTACTGTAAAATCGGTGACGGCCGGCACCGGTCTTGTCAATGGAACGATCACGTCAACCGGCACCGTGAATGTGGACGTCGGAACGACGGCAAATAAAATTGTGCAACTTGATAGTTCCGGAAAACTGCCCGCGGTTGATGGCTCTCAGCTTACGAACGTGGCACCCATGGCTAACATGGTGGTCTTTGATGCCACGGCCAACTGGACACCGCCCGCTGGAGTCACTCGAGTTCATGTGCAGATTTGGGGGGCCGGTGGTGGCGGTGCCGGTGGTACGTCAGGATTATTAGTCATAGGTGGTGCGGGCGGAGCTGGCGGTGGTGCTGGTGGTTACGCGTCAGGTATTTACACTTTAGCAAATTCATCCGCCGTGACAGTGACGGTAGGAACTGGGGGCGCCAAAGGAAACGCCGGCACCTCAGGTTCAAATGGCACGGATTCAAGATTCGGAACTTACGCCAGTGCCACAGGCGGTGCGGGAGGTTCTCCGGGAGCAAGTTCGATTTCCATCACAGCGGGTGGTTCAGCGACCGCGACCTTAACAATTCCAGGGGGCTTGGGCCTGCCAAGCAATGGCTACTATGGCGGTAATGGAGGAAGTTCTTACGGGGGATCAGCAACCCCAGGGTCTTATCAATACAATGTGAACGGATCCAACGCCACCATGCCGGGTTGTGGCGGCGGGGGTGGTTTTGGTAACGGCAGCTCTGCCACGGCCGGTGGCAACGGCGCTAATGGGCGAGTGGTTGTTTGGTACTAG
- a CDS encoding response regulator transcription factor: protein MKKNVLLVEDARDIQLLVRTALGDLVHLKCVETVDQANKELHQSDYALMLLDVTLPDANGFDFCKRLRSEEEFAELPIFFLTGKDETASKVAGFNSGADDYVTKPFDPEELAARVMARLGRKGQGQNQSQEIFQVDGYRVDLVQHKIFQRQASGEDEYLPLTPLEFRLLSLFLRNEGKVFPRQELLRLFWGDDVYVSRNTVDTHISSLRKKMGADGTAIKSIFKKGYSFTRSSSSTKKTAPTKEETPSTKQPLAH, encoded by the coding sequence ATGAAAAAGAATGTACTTTTAGTTGAAGACGCACGAGACATACAACTTCTAGTTCGCACGGCCCTTGGTGATCTGGTTCATTTGAAATGTGTAGAAACGGTGGACCAAGCCAACAAAGAACTCCATCAAAGCGATTACGCTTTAATGTTGTTAGATGTGACTTTACCGGATGCAAATGGTTTTGATTTTTGTAAGCGTTTGCGCAGCGAAGAAGAATTTGCTGAGCTGCCTATATTCTTTTTAACCGGCAAAGATGAAACGGCGAGCAAAGTGGCGGGTTTTAATTCCGGCGCGGATGACTACGTCACTAAACCTTTTGATCCTGAAGAGCTTGCAGCCCGCGTAATGGCTCGGCTTGGACGCAAGGGGCAGGGCCAAAACCAAAGTCAGGAGATTTTTCAAGTCGATGGTTACCGTGTGGATTTAGTTCAACATAAAATTTTTCAACGTCAGGCTTCTGGTGAAGACGAATATTTACCATTAACGCCGCTGGAGTTTCGTTTATTAAGCCTGTTTTTAAGAAATGAAGGAAAAGTTTTCCCGCGACAAGAGCTGTTGCGTTTATTCTGGGGAGACGACGTCTATGTTTCTAGAAACACGGTCGACACCCATATTTCTTCGTTAAGAAAAAAAATGGGGGCTGATGGGACCGCGATTAAGTCTATTTTTAAAAAAGGTTATTCGTTCACCCGCAGCTCGAGTTCCACTAAGAAAACAGCTCCCACGAAAGAAGAAACCCCTAGTACCAAACAACCACTCGCCCATTAG